One genomic region from Phycisphaeraceae bacterium encodes:
- the carB gene encoding carbamoyl-phosphate synthase large subunit, producing MPRRDDIHTILIIGSGPIVIGQGCEFDYSGAQACKALRDEGYRVVLVNSNPATIMTDPAFSDRTYVEPITPEAVAKILEKERSSGTPVDAVLPTLGGQTALNCACALYDQGILERFGVHLIGASREVIHRAEDRNAFSEVCREIGLRTPQSQTVTTLAEGEAFLEVIGLPAIIRPAFTLGGWGGGIAYNTEEFQELVTRGLRASMIGQVQIDRSLIGWKEYELEVVRDRNDNCVIVCGIENIDAMGVHTGDSITVAPILTLTDKEYQALRDAAIKIMRAVGVETGGSNVQFAVNPKPESGRFEFVVVEMNPRVSRSSALASKATGFPIAKIAAKLAIGYTLDELRNDITGSTSACFEPSIDYVVTKMPRWTFEKFPEADETLTTQMKSVGEGMAIGRTFKESLQKVIRSMEVKRFGLGLDRNDKWLAAVRAVEHEQLVLDSGSSRVPNVHEGTGLRTADGAPIEWPIDVDKLTRKLSVPSQGRLYYVRYALKMGWPIERICAMTHIDPFFVDQMAQLVAFEDELCRYRKLEEVPTETLFEAKRLGYSDAQLANLYLGSISSQTILKVRRHRQSLGIECVYKLVDTCAAEFEAVTPYYYSTYQPGFDRIAPDGSMTHVAAECELRDRLGVKDREKVVILGGGPNRIGQGIEFDYCCVHAAFAARELGFESVMINSNPETVSTDYDTSDLLFFEPLTLEDVLNVVERLGGDAQASGSVKGLIVQFGGQTPLNLAHGLASAGVPLLGTPLDSIDRAEDRDRFDAMLDSLSLRKPASGIARSFEQSVEIAGRIGYPVLVRPSYVLGGRGMEICPDERALRHYMATAVDVSGLDDAPILIDKFLDGAIEVDVDVVADFAPWNDNGRALVCGVMEHIEHAGVHSGDSTCTIPPYSLGPGLVKQIRETARRLAAELGVCGLMNVQLAVKDDEIYIIEVNPRASRTVPFVGKAKGVSWVSMAAKAMLGQSLEAQQAREIPETGAYAVKGPVFPFQKFPGVDFVLGPEMRSTGEVMGMDVSLPIAYLKALLASGVSLPREGGVFLSVRREDKSSIVDVARSLLAMGFTVFTTPGTGDTLARHGLRPTILQKIGAGARPNVIDMMQDGQIALVINTPTRTGWQTDEGRIRSTAVRLGIPMLTTATAARAAVRAIEALRAGFWDVAALQDYNQIAEHAVAH from the coding sequence ATGCCCAGACGCGACGACATCCACACGATCTTGATTATCGGTTCAGGCCCAATTGTGATCGGGCAGGGCTGCGAATTCGACTATTCGGGCGCGCAGGCGTGCAAGGCACTGCGAGACGAGGGGTATCGGGTTGTGCTGGTCAACTCGAATCCGGCGACGATCATGACGGACCCGGCGTTTTCGGATCGGACCTATGTCGAGCCGATCACACCCGAAGCTGTGGCCAAGATCCTGGAGAAAGAGCGCAGTTCGGGCACGCCGGTGGACGCGGTGCTGCCGACACTGGGCGGGCAGACGGCGCTGAACTGCGCGTGCGCTCTGTATGACCAGGGGATTCTGGAGCGTTTCGGCGTACACCTGATCGGCGCAAGCCGGGAGGTGATCCATCGGGCGGAGGATCGCAACGCGTTCAGCGAGGTATGTCGGGAGATAGGGCTGCGCACGCCGCAGTCGCAGACGGTGACAACGCTCGCCGAGGGTGAGGCCTTTCTGGAGGTGATCGGATTGCCTGCGATCATCCGTCCGGCGTTCACGCTCGGCGGGTGGGGCGGTGGCATCGCGTACAACACTGAAGAGTTTCAGGAACTGGTCACTCGAGGCCTGCGGGCAAGCATGATCGGGCAGGTGCAGATCGACCGCTCGCTGATCGGTTGGAAGGAGTACGAACTCGAAGTTGTCCGCGATCGCAACGACAATTGCGTGATCGTGTGCGGGATCGAGAACATTGACGCCATGGGCGTGCATACCGGCGATTCGATTACGGTGGCGCCGATTCTCACGCTCACGGACAAGGAATATCAGGCGCTGCGTGATGCGGCGATCAAGATCATGCGGGCGGTGGGCGTGGAGACCGGGGGGTCGAACGTGCAGTTCGCGGTGAACCCGAAGCCCGAAAGCGGACGCTTCGAGTTCGTGGTGGTGGAGATGAATCCGCGGGTGAGTCGATCCAGCGCACTGGCGAGCAAGGCGACGGGGTTCCCGATTGCGAAAATTGCAGCCAAACTGGCGATCGGGTACACGCTCGATGAGTTGCGCAACGACATCACGGGTTCGACGAGCGCGTGTTTTGAGCCGAGCATTGATTATGTCGTGACGAAGATGCCGCGATGGACGTTCGAGAAGTTCCCCGAGGCTGACGAGACGCTGACGACGCAGATGAAGAGCGTTGGTGAGGGGATGGCGATCGGGCGGACGTTCAAGGAAAGTCTGCAAAAGGTCATTCGTTCGATGGAGGTCAAGCGCTTCGGGCTTGGGCTTGATCGCAATGACAAGTGGCTGGCGGCCGTGCGTGCGGTGGAGCATGAGCAGCTGGTGCTCGATTCGGGGTCGTCGCGGGTGCCCAATGTGCACGAGGGAACGGGGCTTCGGACAGCCGACGGCGCGCCGATCGAGTGGCCGATCGACGTTGACAAGCTGACGCGCAAGTTGTCGGTCCCGAGCCAGGGGCGGTTGTATTACGTGCGCTACGCGCTGAAGATGGGTTGGCCGATCGAGCGGATCTGCGCGATGACGCACATCGATCCGTTCTTTGTCGATCAGATGGCGCAGTTGGTGGCGTTCGAGGATGAGTTATGCCGGTATCGCAAGCTTGAAGAGGTGCCCACTGAGACGCTGTTCGAGGCCAAGCGACTTGGGTATTCGGACGCGCAGCTTGCGAATCTGTATCTGGGTTCGATTTCCAGCCAGACGATTCTGAAAGTGCGACGGCACAGACAATCGCTGGGCATCGAATGCGTGTACAAGCTGGTGGATACGTGCGCTGCGGAGTTTGAAGCGGTTACGCCGTACTACTACTCGACGTATCAGCCGGGGTTTGATCGCATCGCGCCCGATGGAAGCATGACGCATGTCGCGGCCGAGTGCGAATTGCGAGATCGACTCGGCGTGAAAGATCGCGAGAAGGTCGTCATTCTTGGCGGGGGCCCCAATCGCATCGGGCAGGGCATCGAGTTTGATTACTGCTGCGTTCACGCGGCGTTTGCAGCCCGCGAACTTGGGTTTGAAAGCGTCATGATCAACTCGAACCCGGAGACGGTTTCGACGGATTATGACACGAGCGATCTGCTGTTCTTTGAGCCTCTGACGCTTGAGGATGTGCTCAACGTGGTGGAGAGGCTTGGTGGCGATGCGCAGGCCAGCGGATCGGTCAAGGGGCTGATTGTGCAGTTCGGAGGGCAGACGCCTTTGAATCTGGCGCATGGGCTTGCGTCGGCGGGGGTGCCGCTGCTTGGTACGCCGCTGGACTCGATTGATCGGGCTGAGGACCGCGATCGGTTTGATGCGATGCTTGATAGTTTGTCATTGCGCAAGCCGGCGAGCGGGATTGCGCGGTCGTTCGAGCAGTCGGTCGAGATCGCGGGGCGGATCGGGTATCCGGTGCTGGTGCGTCCTTCGTATGTGCTCGGCGGGCGCGGGATGGAAATCTGCCCGGACGAGAGAGCGTTGCGTCACTACATGGCAACGGCTGTGGATGTCTCGGGCCTCGACGATGCCCCGATCCTGATCGACAAGTTTCTTGACGGCGCGATCGAGGTTGATGTCGATGTGGTGGCGGACTTCGCGCCATGGAATGACAACGGGCGTGCGCTGGTCTGTGGCGTGATGGAACACATTGAACACGCGGGCGTGCACTCGGGCGATTCGACGTGCACGATCCCGCCGTATTCGCTGGGGCCGGGGCTGGTCAAGCAGATTCGCGAAACGGCGCGGCGACTTGCAGCCGAACTTGGCGTGTGCGGCTTGATGAACGTGCAACTCGCGGTCAAGGACGATGAGATCTACATCATCGAGGTCAACCCGCGCGCCAGCCGCACGGTGCCCTTCGTGGGCAAGGCCAAGGGCGTGTCGTGGGTGTCGATGGCTGCCAAGGCAATGCTCGGGCAATCGCTCGAAGCCCAGCAGGCCCGCGAGATTCCCGAGACCGGCGCGTACGCGGTCAAAGGCCCGGTGTTCCCGTTCCAGAAGTTCCCGGGCGTGGATTTCGTGCTGGGGCCCGAGATGCGTTCGACGGGCGAAGTGATGGGCATGGATGTGTCGCTGCCGATCGCGTATCTCAAAGCGTTGCTGGCGTCGGGGGTTTCGCTGCCGCGCGAGGGCGGGGTGTTTCTGTCGGTCAGGCGCGAGGACAAAAGTTCGATTGTCGACGTCGCGCGGTCGCTGCTGGCGATGGGCTTTACGGTTTTCACCACGCCGGGCACGGGCGATACGCTCGCGCGTCACGGGCTTCGGCCCACGATCCTCCAGAAAATCGGCGCGGGCGCGAGGCCAAACGTCATCGACATGATGCAGGACGGCCAGATCGCCCTCGTCATCAACACGCCCACACGCACCGGCTGGCAGACCGACGAAGGACGGATTCGTTCGACTGCGGTCAGGCTCGGGATTCCGATGCTCACCACAGCGACAGCGGCGCGGGCAGCGGTGCGCGCGATCGAGGCCTTGCGCGCAGGGTTCTGGGATGTCGCCGCGCTCCAGGACTACAACCAGATCGCCGAGCACGCGGTCGCGCACTGA
- a CDS encoding DUF4304 domain-containing protein, which translates to MGEVFNFGPSDFSVPAGTEDPDGCFKEVLHRTHAVLKPRGFRKTGQNFYRTKGQSTQVANFQRSQWRLSREHPISFTINVRLMLPGLSAPAGTERPQFSRCDLDLRIGRLDPEHARDIWWDLGNRSDVEVVWKDVEHRISRDVLPVFDSATTIEGLAQIARNHRQYVFVETRKWFSQRGIEV; encoded by the coding sequence ATGGGCGAAGTTTTCAACTTTGGCCCATCGGATTTTTCTGTTCCAGCGGGCACAGAGGACCCGGATGGTTGCTTCAAGGAAGTGCTGCATCGGACGCATGCTGTGCTCAAGCCTCGCGGCTTTCGAAAGACAGGGCAGAACTTCTATCGCACCAAGGGCCAGTCCACCCAGGTCGCCAACTTTCAGCGCAGTCAATGGCGACTGTCTCGCGAGCATCCGATCTCGTTTACGATCAATGTGCGTCTGATGCTGCCCGGGTTGTCAGCACCTGCGGGCACTGAGCGCCCTCAGTTTTCGCGTTGTGACCTCGACTTGCGTATCGGGCGACTTGACCCGGAACACGCTCGAGATATCTGGTGGGATCTGGGCAACAGAAGCGATGTCGAGGTGGTTTGGAAGGATGTGGAGCACCGCATATCCCGTGATGTGCTGCCGGTCTTCGATTCGGCGACCACGATCGAGGGCCTCGCACAGATTGCTCGCAACCACAGGCAGTATGTGTTCGTCGAGACTCGAAAGTGGTTCAGTCAGCGCGGGATCGAAGTCTGA
- a CDS encoding PQQ-binding-like beta-propeller repeat protein: protein MRHLFFILLILLLLASTAPAQVSSPENPVFLDDSAEASDVLAGLAGLTSRGSSAEALRTLQTLLDHQPFRLLASTTDPDLFVSVRQVVHDRLMADPALLGSYRQTEQPQARALLEAGRLAAAFDSRFLTPSGFEAGLRLAQLQLERAQFESSLRTLTQLTTHPDFNSRKRDLAAVLTVLARYLQHDGARALLELLELDLPQHPINPPASLRIPIVGPFGPGPQSDLTGVVPRPLSSAPLAPPIAAVDEDMPEAFRDRFVSTQSPFGWTLPTAASDIIYSSDGDFITAWDRFTLRQIWRVERTQPTGDGLFQQRDPRRRQSRRIEDSTEVSVAGNRLVAVTGIAINGFRQGDSRIHCLDRHTGRPIWAVDPAALDPQLIDGSVRGAPIIVEQTVVVAVRKSARDRRIISLYLVGLDLADGSLQWTRLLGSAGALPFQQGSRFPERLAAHRGVIYRADEIGLIAAVEAATGNTIWVRRSPSFRLYDSDVRPAWSSSGPIIDRDRIISLSPNREFILAIDPDSGAILGSQSAAFYSNPVYLLHSAEHLVALSDNRVAWTRLADFPSNTVQLSAGLGNPSIVGRSVVAGQTLIIPRSDRITTINLHTGQQQETVIDAPGNLLALNGQLIATDASNVHSYMVWDVASRLLQDRIDADPSSPAAAATLAELAFRAGRSSRIIPAVDRAITAIDRNRLEHEQVRSALYAAVLGMLDRAGQPAPDASAEARLDDLELLRALSLRLETLADTPREQVAHRLVDAWIAEASGSAPQAVESLQMILAEPSLASSFWLGGLLTIRADLEATRRLRELLTRRGWAAYAGFEREARAQLELAGPDPDHSLLERFARQYPFSTLAPSLYLEAARKSQSVNQLSLLQRGLRAAAAIHQLGAPLDESVARELVGRSMTLLHTQGRFEDARTALNSLDLWFPSATPTFDTIPLSPDRLASLTHRESREQRRPMIGSRIAPDTTPTLEQGRVLQPTLLPARPTPANLAVLVSQTSQTVRLVQSTGTELRTLWNIPAPLEPLLLEISPTTVTLAWLDPQGIIIEALNLNTGQSQWRHKPFDLSERRADRRPMEFSAFITPLEGRVFGDQILIAGDDHVLAIAERSGRIVTLDRTTGEPLWSGSTDVRRVYDIAINAGMLVVGGSVPQPNEQWALSIISVDARTGNVVNRLNDPPGNIRWMRVTPQRLLVAGLDRGVLCVDLEETDVRWMLAEEPVTASLDAWIFDDRLYVLDQNRSLWQVSIATGRLVRPELDTRGRLVDRIGIQAYDLGDTITFLSGSGMLVYDASGTLQGIDVFETVGSLIVSDPATDHVVLLESSPVEDPEGFGSFPLYIMALDSAHLISSQPVRLHAPPESITVLDGLILISAGEATLVLQAPRQP from the coding sequence GTGCGACATCTATTCTTCATCCTCTTAATACTCTTACTGCTGGCTTCGACCGCTCCTGCTCAGGTTTCGTCGCCCGAGAACCCCGTCTTCCTTGACGACTCGGCCGAAGCCAGCGACGTCCTCGCCGGACTTGCCGGACTCACCTCCCGAGGAAGCAGCGCCGAGGCCCTCCGAACCCTCCAGACCCTGCTCGACCATCAACCTTTCCGCCTGCTTGCCTCGACCACCGATCCGGATCTCTTTGTCTCGGTCCGCCAGGTCGTGCACGACCGACTCATGGCCGACCCTGCCCTCCTGGGTTCCTATCGCCAGACGGAACAACCACAAGCCCGCGCCCTGCTCGAAGCCGGTCGCCTCGCCGCTGCCTTCGACTCACGCTTCCTCACGCCCTCGGGCTTCGAAGCCGGCTTGCGCCTGGCCCAACTCCAACTCGAACGCGCCCAGTTCGAATCTTCGCTCCGCACTCTCACCCAACTCACAACCCACCCCGACTTCAACTCGCGCAAGCGCGACCTCGCTGCTGTCCTGACCGTCCTTGCTCGCTATCTTCAGCACGACGGAGCGCGAGCCCTCCTCGAACTGCTCGAACTCGATCTCCCTCAACATCCGATCAATCCGCCAGCCTCACTGCGCATACCAATCGTCGGCCCATTCGGACCCGGACCACAATCCGACCTCACCGGCGTCGTCCCGCGCCCGCTCTCGAGCGCCCCCCTCGCTCCTCCTATCGCTGCTGTCGATGAAGACATGCCCGAAGCATTCCGAGATCGCTTCGTCAGCACCCAGAGCCCCTTTGGCTGGACCCTCCCAACCGCGGCCAGCGACATCATCTATTCAAGCGATGGCGATTTCATCACCGCCTGGGACCGCTTCACCCTCCGCCAGATCTGGCGCGTCGAACGCACCCAACCCACCGGCGATGGCCTCTTCCAGCAACGCGACCCCAGACGCCGACAGTCTCGCCGCATCGAAGACTCCACCGAAGTCTCCGTCGCGGGCAATCGGCTCGTCGCAGTCACCGGCATCGCAATCAATGGCTTCCGTCAGGGCGACAGCCGTATTCACTGCCTCGACCGCCACACCGGACGCCCCATCTGGGCTGTCGATCCTGCTGCCCTCGATCCGCAACTCATCGATGGCAGCGTGCGCGGCGCACCCATCATCGTCGAACAGACTGTCGTCGTGGCAGTGCGCAAAAGCGCGCGCGACCGACGCATCATCAGCCTCTATCTCGTCGGGCTCGATCTGGCCGATGGATCTCTGCAATGGACCCGACTGCTCGGCTCGGCCGGCGCACTCCCGTTCCAGCAAGGCTCGCGCTTTCCCGAGCGCCTTGCCGCACATCGCGGTGTCATCTATCGGGCCGATGAGATCGGGTTGATCGCAGCTGTCGAAGCCGCAACCGGCAACACCATCTGGGTCAGGCGCTCACCGTCATTCCGCCTCTACGACAGCGACGTGCGCCCCGCGTGGTCCTCTTCGGGCCCGATCATCGACCGCGACCGCATCATTTCACTTTCGCCAAACCGCGAGTTCATCCTTGCCATCGACCCCGACTCGGGCGCGATCCTTGGTTCGCAATCGGCTGCCTTCTATTCAAATCCCGTCTATCTCCTTCATAGCGCCGAACACCTTGTCGCGCTGTCTGACAATCGAGTCGCGTGGACACGCCTTGCCGACTTCCCGAGCAACACTGTTCAACTCAGCGCCGGACTCGGCAACCCCAGCATCGTCGGGCGATCGGTTGTCGCAGGCCAGACCCTCATCATTCCGCGCTCCGATCGCATCACCACCATCAACCTGCACACCGGCCAGCAGCAGGAAACAGTCATCGACGCGCCCGGCAACCTGCTTGCCCTCAATGGCCAGCTCATCGCCACCGACGCCTCCAATGTGCACAGCTACATGGTCTGGGACGTCGCATCGCGTCTGCTTCAGGATCGCATCGACGCAGATCCATCCAGCCCCGCTGCTGCTGCAACGCTTGCCGAACTCGCATTTCGTGCCGGGCGCTCAAGCCGCATCATTCCCGCGGTCGATCGCGCCATCACCGCGATTGATCGCAATCGCCTCGAACACGAACAGGTTCGCTCTGCGCTCTACGCCGCCGTCCTGGGCATGCTCGATCGTGCAGGCCAGCCTGCACCCGACGCATCCGCCGAAGCCAGACTCGATGACCTCGAACTCTTGCGCGCGCTCTCGCTCCGCCTCGAAACCCTCGCCGACACCCCACGCGAACAGGTCGCCCATCGGCTCGTTGACGCATGGATCGCCGAAGCCAGCGGCAGCGCTCCGCAAGCCGTCGAATCGCTCCAGATGATTCTCGCCGAACCTTCTCTCGCATCCTCCTTCTGGCTCGGAGGCCTGCTCACCATCCGCGCCGACCTCGAAGCCACGCGGCGCCTGCGCGAACTCCTCACACGCCGGGGCTGGGCTGCATATGCCGGCTTCGAACGCGAAGCTCGCGCCCAACTCGAACTCGCAGGCCCCGACCCCGATCACTCTCTCCTCGAACGCTTTGCCCGCCAATACCCCTTCTCCACTCTCGCCCCTTCTCTCTATCTCGAAGCCGCACGAAAGTCGCAAAGCGTCAATCAACTCTCGCTCCTTCAGCGAGGCCTGCGCGCTGCCGCCGCAATTCATCAACTCGGTGCCCCGCTCGACGAATCTGTCGCTCGCGAACTCGTCGGCCGAAGCATGACCCTGCTTCACACACAAGGCCGATTCGAAGACGCACGCACCGCTCTCAACTCACTTGACCTCTGGTTCCCCAGTGCAACACCGACATTCGATACCATCCCGCTATCTCCAGATCGTCTGGCTTCGCTCACGCATCGCGAATCACGCGAACAACGCCGCCCGATGATCGGCTCACGCATCGCGCCCGACACCACGCCCACGCTCGAACAAGGTCGCGTGCTCCAGCCGACGCTCCTGCCCGCCCGCCCCACACCAGCCAATCTGGCGGTGCTCGTCTCACAGACTTCGCAAACCGTCCGCCTTGTTCAATCCACCGGTACCGAACTGCGCACGCTCTGGAACATCCCCGCCCCCCTCGAGCCCCTGCTGCTCGAAATCTCTCCCACCACCGTCACGCTCGCCTGGCTCGATCCGCAGGGCATCATCATCGAAGCCCTCAACCTGAACACCGGCCAAAGCCAGTGGCGACACAAACCTTTCGACCTCAGCGAGCGCCGCGCAGACCGCAGACCGATGGAGTTCAGCGCCTTCATCACCCCACTCGAAGGCCGCGTCTTTGGCGATCAGATCCTCATCGCCGGCGACGATCACGTTCTGGCCATCGCCGAGCGTTCCGGCCGCATCGTCACCCTCGATCGCACTACAGGCGAGCCACTCTGGAGCGGCAGCACCGATGTCCGCCGCGTCTACGACATCGCCATCAACGCCGGAATGCTCGTCGTCGGAGGCTCGGTTCCACAACCCAACGAGCAGTGGGCGCTCTCGATCATCTCCGTCGATGCCCGCACCGGAAACGTCGTCAATCGACTCAACGATCCGCCCGGCAACATCCGATGGATGCGCGTCACGCCTCAACGCCTGCTCGTCGCAGGCCTCGACCGTGGCGTCCTCTGCGTTGACCTCGAAGAAACCGATGTCCGATGGATGCTCGCTGAAGAACCCGTCACCGCTTCACTCGACGCATGGATCTTCGACGATCGCCTTTACGTCCTCGACCAGAACCGCTCACTCTGGCAGGTCAGCATCGCCACGGGCCGACTCGTGCGCCCCGAACTCGACACCAGGGGCCGACTCGTCGATCGCATCGGCATTCAGGCCTACGACCTCGGCGACACGATCACATTCCTCTCAGGTTCAGGCATGCTCGTCTACGACGCCAGCGGAACTCTGCAAGGCATCGACGTCTTCGAAACCGTCGGCTCGCTGATCGTCTCCGACCCCGCGACCGACCATGTCGTCCTGCTGGAATCCTCTCCGGTCGAAGACCCCGAAGGTTTCGGCAGCTTCCCGCTCTACATCATGGCTCTCGATTCGGCGCACCTTATCAGCAGCCAGCCAGTCAGACTCCACGCCCCGCCCGAATCGATCACAGTCCTCGACGGGCTGATCCTGATCTCCGCCGGCGAAGCCACGTTGGTCTTGCAGGCACCTCGCCAACCGTGA
- a CDS encoding 3'(2'),5'-bisphosphate nucleotidase, whose translation MPDYARMIEASREAVTLASVVCRQVQASLEQVRAITKDDKSPVTVADFASQAIVAYVLRERLGEIVLVGEEASQFLREADHAAHLDATLTAVREVWTDASVDDVLAAIDVGAGDTSHRSFWTLDPIDGTKGFLRNQQYAIALGYIESGVPTIGVMGCPNLPMDLSEPLDEADATGCLYYGIRGEGVYEAPCDDALAKPIRITRLDHARGQPILVCASVEKAHTNVDDTDRILAHIGEESDMVRLDSQAKYAVVARGQADAYIRMPTRKGYVERIWDHAAGAMIAAEAGAAVTDIDGRELDFSHGRGLEKNRGIVCAPPRVHGLIIGAIRALGLGSAE comes from the coding sequence ATGCCTGATTATGCGCGAATGATTGAAGCCAGTCGTGAAGCCGTGACGCTTGCGAGTGTGGTCTGCCGTCAGGTGCAGGCGTCGCTTGAGCAGGTGCGTGCGATCACGAAAGACGACAAGAGCCCGGTGACGGTTGCGGATTTTGCGAGCCAGGCGATCGTGGCGTATGTGCTGCGCGAGCGGCTTGGCGAGATTGTGCTGGTGGGCGAAGAGGCGAGCCAGTTTTTGCGTGAGGCGGATCATGCGGCGCACCTCGATGCGACGCTGACAGCGGTGCGCGAGGTGTGGACGGATGCGTCGGTGGATGATGTGCTGGCTGCGATTGATGTCGGGGCGGGGGACACTTCGCATCGGTCATTCTGGACGCTGGATCCGATTGACGGGACGAAGGGTTTTTTGCGCAATCAGCAGTATGCGATTGCGCTTGGGTACATCGAGAGCGGCGTGCCGACGATTGGGGTGATGGGGTGCCCGAATCTGCCGATGGATTTGTCTGAGCCGCTGGATGAAGCGGATGCGACGGGGTGTTTGTATTACGGGATTCGTGGCGAGGGGGTGTATGAGGCGCCGTGCGACGATGCGCTGGCCAAACCGATCCGCATTACGAGACTCGACCATGCGCGGGGCCAGCCGATTCTGGTGTGCGCGTCGGTGGAGAAGGCGCACACAAACGTTGACGACACGGACCGGATCTTGGCGCACATCGGCGAAGAGTCGGACATGGTGAGGCTTGACAGCCAGGCGAAGTACGCGGTGGTCGCGCGCGGGCAGGCGGACGCCTACATCCGCATGCCGACACGCAAGGGGTATGTCGAGCGGATCTGGGACCATGCAGCGGGCGCGATGATCGCGGCTGAGGCGGGTGCTGCGGTGACGGATATTGACGGGCGCGAGCTCGATTTTTCTCACGGGCGGGGGCTGGAGAAGAATCGGGGGATCGTGTGTGCGCCGCCTCGGGTGCATGGGCTGATCATCGGGGCGATTCGTGCCCTGGGGCTCGGCAGCGCGGAGTGA
- the ruvC gene encoding crossover junction endodeoxyribonuclease RuvC, translating to MRVIGIDPGLRITGYACIDADSRRPTLVEAGVIRLVSGSALPSISHRLEELSRDLGALLDRLQPHAVAVEGLFAHYKHPATAVVMAHARGVALLAIHARSLTLLELKPAEIKKAVTGTGRATKLQVQRAVQNVFSLPTLPEPPDVADALAIALCARERLSNSASRAFAPSMLSDQPRRFPAPKRSASSASRQTAPLQVPPVQGTKLAPAVKPASRSRQARSP from the coding sequence ATGCGCGTCATCGGCATCGATCCAGGCCTCCGCATCACCGGCTACGCCTGCATCGACGCCGACTCACGCCGCCCCACTCTCGTCGAAGCCGGAGTCATTCGCCTTGTCTCAGGTTCTGCCCTGCCCAGCATCTCGCACCGCCTCGAAGAACTCAGCCGCGACCTGGGCGCCCTCCTCGACCGTCTCCAGCCTCATGCCGTCGCTGTCGAAGGACTCTTTGCCCACTACAAACACCCCGCCACTGCCGTCGTTATGGCCCACGCTCGAGGCGTCGCCCTCCTTGCCATCCACGCTCGTAGTTTGACTCTTCTCGAACTCAAGCCCGCAGAGATCAAAAAAGCCGTCACCGGCACCGGACGAGCAACCAAATTGCAAGTCCAACGTGCAGTTCAGAACGTCTTTTCGCTCCCCACGCTCCCCGAACCTCCCGACGTCGCCGACGCCTTGGCCATCGCCCTGTGCGCGCGCGAAAGGCTCTCGAACTCCGCTTCACGCGCCTTCGCCCCATCGATGCTTAGCGATCAACCACGGCGCTTCCCTGCACCGAAACGCTCGGCCTCCTCAGCCTCGCGTCAAACAGCACCTCTGCAAGTGCCCCCGGTTCAAGGTACAAAACTTGCCCCCGCAGTGAAACCTGCTTCCCGCTCACGTCAAGCCCGCTCCCCTTGA
- a CDS encoding sugar phosphate isomerase/epimerase translates to MPRPVTLFTGQWADLPLEKMAEMAAEMGYDGLELACWGDHFEVDKALSSDAYCKSRHDILAKHGLRCFAISNHLVGQCVCDLIDRRHKQILPERLWKDGDPEDVRQRCAQEMIDTARAAARLGVEVVNGFTGSSVWHMLYFFPPTSQADVDAGFNDFAARWNPILDGFDAAGVRFALEVHPSEIAYDIHTTRRALDAIGHRPAFGFNFDPSHLIWQGMDPARFIAAFHDRIYHVHIKDGARTLDGDSSILASHLSFGDHRRGWDFRSPGRGEIDFESIIRALNRIGYTGPLSVEWEDSGMDRVHGGTEAAAFVRSIDFEPSRRAFDSAFEE, encoded by the coding sequence ATGCCACGACCCGTGACACTCTTTACCGGCCAGTGGGCCGACCTGCCGCTTGAGAAGATGGCCGAGATGGCAGCCGAGATGGGCTACGACGGCCTCGAACTCGCCTGCTGGGGCGACCACTTCGAGGTTGACAAGGCCTTGTCGAGCGATGCGTATTGCAAGTCCCGCCACGATATTCTCGCGAAGCACGGGCTCCGGTGCTTTGCGATCTCAAACCATCTCGTCGGGCAGTGCGTCTGCGATCTGATCGACAGGCGGCACAAGCAGATCCTCCCCGAGCGGTTGTGGAAAGACGGCGACCCCGAGGACGTGCGCCAGCGCTGCGCACAGGAAATGATCGATACCGCCCGTGCTGCGGCGAGACTCGGGGTCGAGGTCGTCAACGGCTTCACGGGTTCGAGCGTGTGGCACATGCTGTACTTCTTCCCGCCGACGAGCCAGGCCGATGTGGATGCGGGCTTCAATGATTTCGCCGCTCGCTGGAACCCGATCCTCGATGGGTTTGATGCAGCAGGCGTGCGCTTCGCGCTCGAGGTGCACCCGAGCGAGATCGCGTACGACATCCACACGACCCGCCGCGCGCTCGATGCGATCGGGCACAGGCCGGCATTCGGTTTCAACTTCGACCCGAGCCATCTGATCTGGCAGGGCATGGACCCGGCTCGCTTCATCGCCGCCTTCCACGACCGCATCTATCACGTCCACATCAAGGACGGCGCCCGCACGCTCGATGGCGACTCTTCGATCCTCGCCAGCCACCTCTCGTTCGGCGATCATCGGCGCGGGTGGGACTTCCGCAGCCCCGGCCGCGGCGAGATCGACTTTGAATCCATCATCCGCGCCCTCAACCGCATCGGCTACACCGGCCCGCTCAGCGTCGAGTGGGAAGACTCGGGCATGGACCGCGTCCATGGCGGCACCGAGGCGGCCGCGTTCGTGCGCTCGATCGACTTCGAGCCGAGCAGGCGGGCCTTTGACTCGGCGTTCGAAGAGTAA